The following proteins come from a genomic window of Mycolicibacterium rufum:
- a CDS encoding MBL fold metallo-hydrolase — protein MSIQRLVTSGTFELDGGSWEVDNNIWLVGDDSEVVVFDAAHDADPIVEAVGGRHVVAVVCTHGHNDHVTVAPALGAALDAPVFLHPADDVLWRMTHPDSDFRAVADGQTLRVAGTELRALHTPGHSPGSVCWHAPDLGAVFSGDTLFQGGPGATGRSYSDFPTILESISGRLGPLPGETVVYTGHGDTTSVGDEIVHYDEWVARGH, from the coding sequence GTGAGCATCCAGCGGCTCGTCACCAGCGGCACCTTCGAACTCGACGGCGGCAGCTGGGAGGTGGACAACAACATCTGGCTCGTCGGCGACGACAGCGAGGTGGTGGTGTTCGACGCTGCGCATGACGCCGACCCCATCGTCGAGGCAGTCGGCGGCAGGCATGTGGTGGCGGTGGTGTGTACCCACGGCCACAACGACCACGTCACCGTCGCCCCTGCGCTCGGCGCGGCGCTCGACGCGCCGGTGTTCCTGCACCCGGCCGACGATGTGCTGTGGCGGATGACTCACCCCGACAGCGACTTCCGCGCCGTCGCCGACGGTCAGACGTTGCGGGTGGCCGGCACCGAACTGCGGGCCCTGCACACGCCGGGGCACTCCCCCGGTTCGGTGTGCTGGCACGCCCCCGACCTCGGCGCGGTGTTCAGCGGCGACACGCTGTTCCAGGGCGGGCCGGGCGCGACGGGTCGCTCGTACTCCGACTTCCCCACGATCCTCGAGTCGATCTCCGGCCGGCTCGGCCCGCTACCTGGGGAGACCGTCGTCTACACCGGCCACGGCGACACCACCTCCGTGGGCGACGAGATCGTGCACTACGACGAATGGGTCGCCCGAGGTCACTGA
- a CDS encoding SAM-dependent methyltransferase, whose protein sequence is MPESSIVVRPEPVGSGTYTAASRLQAAGLARAIEIFSEAAAEVPLPTPPQPIVIADYGAASGHNSLLPVGAAIGVLRNRTRPEHSVLVAHTDRPDNDFTALFRTLEEDPDTYLAKDRAAFASAVGRSFYSQILPSNSVNLGWSSWAVQWLSQVPAPILGAHLQVATCGDEELQAAYAKQAARDWHEFVAFRGRELCPGGRLVVTTMGIGEDGELGFRPLLAAMADTLDEIAATGLVSADEVGRMCIPTFARRAADFMAPFAPSGLFERLEIAHLEIVDAQDRFWERYQVDGDATDFGARWAGFARASTFAALSAALEGGPTDPRIAQLHERLEKGIAERLAAAPQQTQIPLAYVVLVKRPR, encoded by the coding sequence ATGCCCGAGTCGAGCATCGTGGTCCGACCGGAACCGGTCGGAAGCGGCACCTACACGGCCGCGTCGCGGCTGCAGGCCGCCGGTCTGGCCCGGGCGATCGAGATCTTCTCCGAGGCCGCCGCGGAGGTCCCGCTGCCGACGCCGCCGCAGCCCATCGTGATCGCCGACTACGGCGCGGCCAGCGGACACAACTCGCTACTGCCCGTCGGCGCCGCAATCGGTGTGCTGCGCAACAGGACTCGTCCGGAACACTCGGTGCTGGTCGCCCACACAGACCGGCCCGACAACGATTTCACCGCGTTGTTCCGCACGCTGGAGGAGGACCCCGACACCTACCTGGCCAAGGACCGGGCCGCCTTCGCCTCGGCGGTGGGCCGGTCGTTCTACTCGCAGATCCTGCCGTCGAACAGCGTCAACCTGGGCTGGAGTTCGTGGGCGGTGCAGTGGTTGAGCCAGGTACCCGCCCCGATCCTGGGCGCCCACCTGCAGGTGGCGACCTGCGGCGACGAGGAACTCCAGGCGGCCTACGCCAAACAGGCTGCGCGCGACTGGCACGAGTTCGTCGCGTTCCGCGGCCGTGAGCTGTGCCCCGGTGGACGGCTCGTGGTGACGACGATGGGCATCGGCGAGGACGGGGAGCTCGGTTTCCGACCACTGCTGGCCGCGATGGCCGACACGCTCGACGAGATCGCCGCGACCGGTCTGGTGAGTGCCGACGAGGTCGGCCGGATGTGCATCCCGACGTTCGCCCGCCGGGCCGCCGACTTCATGGCGCCGTTCGCGCCGTCGGGCCTGTTCGAGCGCCTCGAGATCGCGCACCTGGAGATCGTGGACGCGCAGGACCGGTTCTGGGAGCGCTACCAGGTCGACGGGGACGCAACGGATTTCGGCGCTCGCTGGGCCGGGTTCGCGCGGGCGTCGACGTTCGCGGCACTGTCGGCGGCACTCGAGGGCGGCCCGACCGATCCGCGGATTGCGCAGCTGCACGAACGGCTGGAGAAGGGCATCGCCGAGCGATTGGCCGCCGCACCCCAGCAGACGCAGATCCCGCTCGCGTACGTGGTTCTGGTCAAACGGCCGCGCTGA